In one window of Gymnogyps californianus isolate 813 chromosome 7, ASM1813914v2, whole genome shotgun sequence DNA:
- the RBM43 gene encoding RNA-binding protein 43 produces the protein MSVAPKYQLARNTVVVVHKAFDARQRSIRPRRHILQAFVPCLCAQATGQAAKSARTVVIAGVPDGLLHNDVMTDILMIHFQMSKNNGGDVEEVMYPTRKKGVAYVTFEDQEVVESVLKKDEHRLEDKRLSRYYPLKVTRYCENVFSSVTSVLNMSVFKDQFVLEDLIQEIKKKSTALSFGPLQSNGHISVQGSFPAIKLLRDFLLLKAKSLSEKGKREESKSHQRPRRRLQQHRLTTETSNFIRDADGEKQVVVLDTDIYYYMKCFFPRTFLVNDNVVISDVTDGDITTVYIKNAGSRSDAGQVLRVKEKIENQSIKLHNALRKERIYFEEHTGDEKQRYKWACESLKPHYPYVLIIPYDTHIDVIGDSSEVFEFTKVVSNKIQSLSQTR, from the exons ATGAGTGTCGCTCCAAAATACCAGCTGGCAAG AAACACTGTGGTGGTGGTCCACAAGGCTTTCGACGCACGTCAACGAAGCATTCGCCCCCGGCGGCACATTCTGCAGGCTTT CGTGCCATGTCTCTGTGCGCAGGCAACAGGACAAGCTGCTAAATCAGCAAGGACAGTTGTCATCGCTGGTGTTCCAGATGGCCTTCTGCACAATGATGTCATGACTGACATACTGATGATTCATTTCCAAATGTCGAAGAATAACGGTGGAGATGTGGAAGAAGTAATGTATccaacaaggaaaaaaggagttGCATATGTAACTTTTGAAGATCAAGAAG TTGTAGAGAGTGTTCTAAAGAAGGATGAACATCGACTAGAAGACAAGAGGTTGTCCAGATACTATCCGCTGAAAGTGACCCGTTACTGTGAAAAC GTCTTCAGCTCTGTCACATCTGTCCTCAATATGTCTGTTTTCAAAGATCAATTTGTTTTAGAAGATCTGatacaagaaattaaaaagaagagcaCAGCTTTGAGCTTTGGTCCTTTGCAATCCAATGGGCATATTTCTGTTCAAGGGTCATTTCCAGCAATCAAATTGCTAAGAGACTTTCTCTTACTAAAAGCAAAATCCCTTTCAGAGAAgggcaaaagagaagaaagtaagTCCCATCAGAGACCAAGGAGGAGGCTACAGCAACACAGACTTACCACGGAGACGAGTAATTTCATTCGTGAtgcagatggggaaaaacaagTGGTTGTTCTTGACACAGATATATATTACTACATGAAGTGCTTTTTTCCCAGGACATTCCTAGTAAATGATAATGTTGTAATTTCTGACGTCACTGATGGTGATATAACTACGGTATATATTAAGAATGCTGGAAGTAGGTCTGATGCTGGACAGGTATTAAGAGtcaaagagaaaattgaaaatCAGTCTATAAAACTCCATAACGCTTTACGTAAAGAAAGGATCTACTTTGAGGAGCACACCGgagatgaaaagcagagatatAAATGGGCGTGTGAAAGTCTAAAACCCCATTACCCTTATGTTTTGATCATTCCTTATGATACTCACATTGATGTTATAGGAGATTCTTCTGAGGTTTTTGAATTTACAAAGGTTGTGAGCAACAAGATTCAGAGCCTGTCTCAAACCAGGTAG
- the NMI gene encoding N-myc-interactor yields the protein MDFTSPPLSLKDNGFNMIGPDPCGTSKDEMETLKEELKKWKERVEKAEKAKADVFLCKLRADDEYVKAEEELIKLKDMQEKQHKDIIMSRDIHETELRVLNEENAELKREIEKLKEDLAECSSVVLRAGQIKKKVAEMKMKFTHMEDMKDDYPDMNTHCVFGVATKIPFRLNQNQALLTFEDEEVAQRLIKMGKHTVNLDNKVAEVRVKPFTLEMGIKFELHVTISGKKINVSELPELSIPEEWMRDKLELNFYKSEQGGGGEVENVNYDKQSRTAVITFLRPGAANGFVRCTKYPFFVNGRYCKLSVSPNTTVHLEKLQLYCGISKKTILLKGIQETEDDEESIQDMIEIHFQKPSNSGGEIEKIKFVSKGVTWVWFEEDT from the exons ATGGATTTTACAAGTCCCCCGCTATCTTTAAAAGATAATGGTTTT aatATGATAGGCCCTGACCCTTGTGGCACATCAAAAGATGAGATGGAAACACTtaaagaagaactgaagaaatggAAG GAAAGAgttgaaaaagctgaaaaagcaaaagctgacgtttttctctgtaaattacGTGCTGATGACGAGTATGTtaaagcagaggaggagctgATAAAGCTAAAGGACATGCAAGAGAAGCAGCATAAGGACATTATTATGTCTAGGGACATCCATGAG ACAGAGCTCCGTGTACTAAATGAAGAAAACGCTGAGCTGAAGAGAGAGATTGAAAAGCTCAAAGAAGACCTTGCAGAATGTAGTTCAGTGGTTCTGCGGGCTGGTCAG attaaaaaaaaggtagcagaaatgaaaatgaagttcaCTCACATGGAAGACATGAAGGATGATTATCCAGATATGAATACTCACTGTGTTTTTGGTGTAGCTACAAAAATCCCATTCAGACTCAATCAAAACCAGGCACTGCTTACTTTTGAAGATGAAGAAG TTGCCCAGAGACTGATAAAAATGGGTAAGCATACTGTGAACCTGGACAACAAAGTAGCAGAAGTGAGAGTGAAGCCTTTTACACTTGAAATGGGAATCAAATTCGAG ctcCATGTCACTATTTCTGGAAAGAAGATCAACGTTTCAGAACTACCTGAGCTATCCATTCCTGAAGAGTGGATGAGAGACAAATTAGAGCTGAATTTCTACAAATCTGAAcagggaggtggaggagaagtAGAAAATGTGAACTATGACAAGCAGTCTAGAACAGCTGTTATTACGTTCCTCAGACCTGGAG CAGCTAACGGCTTTGTGAGATGCACTAAATATCCTTTCTTTGTAAATGGGAGGTACTGTAAGCTTTCTGTTTCCCCAAACACCACCGTACACTTGGAAAAGTTGCAG CTCTATTGTGGGATTTCTAAGAAGACCATTCTGTTGAAAGGAATTCAAGAGACGGAAGACGATGAGGAAAGTATACAGGACATGAttgaaattcattttcaaaagcctaGTAATAGTGGTGGGGAAATAGAGAAAATCAAATTTGTATCAAAAGGAGTAACATGGGTTTGGTTTGAGGAGGATACTTAG